The following proteins are co-located in the Gordonia polyisoprenivorans genome:
- a CDS encoding TetR/AcrR family transcriptional regulator has product MDAPDDPDAAERGPAAPAPMPVRLPTSVALLWGRVPDTPRRGPKPTLTIRDIARAAVAIADDSGWESVSMKAIAQSVGLTAMSLYRYVDSKDDVIDLLVDEAYGTADPHLATSGTWRERITDWAHAAASTLRARPWLTEIPMSRPPVGPNVLSWTESGVRAFDPTALTGPQKMNALLLVDGFVRQHIRQSAQMGLLPGDGGARAGARKGAQPPTPGYEAVVASLIDADRFPALTAAVQTMADGNDDFDGEQFEFGLGVILDGLTGMIDTLD; this is encoded by the coding sequence ATGGATGCCCCGGACGACCCCGACGCCGCCGAGCGCGGACCAGCCGCACCCGCACCGATGCCCGTGCGGTTACCGACGTCGGTCGCACTGCTGTGGGGCCGAGTCCCCGACACCCCGCGCCGAGGCCCCAAACCGACCCTGACCATCCGCGACATCGCGCGCGCCGCGGTCGCCATCGCCGACGACAGCGGCTGGGAGTCCGTATCGATGAAGGCCATCGCCCAGAGCGTCGGTCTCACGGCGATGTCGCTGTATCGCTACGTCGACAGCAAGGACGACGTCATCGATCTCCTCGTCGACGAGGCCTACGGGACCGCCGACCCGCATCTGGCGACCAGCGGGACGTGGCGCGAACGGATCACCGACTGGGCGCACGCGGCGGCATCGACCCTGCGCGCACGCCCCTGGCTGACCGAGATCCCGATGTCACGGCCGCCGGTCGGACCCAACGTGCTGTCCTGGACCGAGTCGGGCGTCCGCGCCTTCGATCCCACCGCACTGACCGGGCCGCAGAAGATGAATGCCTTGCTCCTGGTGGACGGATTCGTCCGCCAGCACATCCGGCAGTCGGCGCAGATGGGCCTACTGCCGGGCGACGGCGGAGCACGGGCGGGGGCACGAAAAGGGGCACAACCACCGACACCGGGCTACGAGGCCGTGGTGGCATCACTGATCGACGCCGACCGATTCCCCGCCCTGACAGCGGCCGTGCAGACGATGGCAGACGGCAACGACGACTTCGACGGCGAACAGTTCGAGTTCGGCCTCGGCGTGATCCTCGACGGCCTCACCGGCATGATCGACACGCTCGACTGA
- a CDS encoding heme oxygenase (biliverdin-producing) yields the protein MSGGEHGEIVSTVAVDPAVIGVLGLRMPVWGGITGGNMTSLTDSPATQPVAVSTRLREATAVAHQQAENSPFIDDLMSGRLDVAAYRRLAEQLFFVYRALESVGDALAEDPVGGAVHDERLRRVPRLRTDLAALGSDVDAVSPLPAVAAYVEAIEATRSDAARYVAHHYTRYLGDLSGGQVVAHRMRQHYGVDDSALSFYAFDIDKLKRYKDSYRDRLDALPLDDAGVDRLVAEAVSAFEHNQALFADLDRTRG from the coding sequence GTGAGCGGCGGCGAGCACGGCGAAATCGTTAGCACCGTAGCAGTGGACCCGGCCGTGATCGGCGTTCTCGGGTTACGGATGCCGGTGTGGGGTGGTATCACTGGTGGCAACATGACATCTCTCACCGATTCCCCCGCCACCCAGCCGGTCGCCGTCTCGACGCGTCTGCGCGAGGCGACCGCAGTGGCTCATCAGCAGGCGGAGAACTCGCCGTTCATCGATGATCTGATGTCGGGGCGACTCGACGTCGCCGCGTATCGGCGGCTCGCCGAGCAACTGTTCTTCGTCTATCGCGCGCTGGAGTCGGTCGGCGATGCCCTGGCCGAGGATCCGGTCGGTGGCGCGGTGCACGACGAGCGGCTGCGACGGGTCCCGCGACTGCGCACCGACCTCGCCGCCCTCGGATCCGACGTCGACGCCGTGTCGCCGTTGCCCGCGGTGGCGGCCTATGTCGAGGCGATCGAGGCGACCCGCTCGGATGCCGCGCGGTATGTCGCACACCACTACACCCGCTACCTCGGTGACCTCAGTGGTGGTCAGGTCGTGGCCCATCGGATGCGGCAGCACTACGGTGTCGACGATTCGGCGCTGTCGTTCTACGCCTTCGACATCGACAAGCTCAAGCGCTACAAGGACTCCTACCGCGACCGCCTCGACGCCCTGCCCCTCGATGATGCCGGGGTGGATCGTCTGGTGGCCGAGGCGGTCAGCGCCTTCGAACACAACCAGGCGCTGTTCGCCGATCTCGACCGCACCCGCGGCTGA
- a CDS encoding endonuclease/exonuclease/phosphatase family protein → MRGLLRFLVLSLAWLLVVATGLAIWLHYIASRGTVAVYATAAVPFAVVTGVAAILLFAALRRWIALFVAVLAAVGVCFTQGPLWVSQTPPAGDRFTVVSANLRFGEGSVDDVAAAARDAQLVSLQEVTPEALERIRNSALAQRFRYEYALPGPAAAGGMLLSLRPLDDAHRLPNMLLNNLSAQTVVPGGPRTRVLAIHAPAPLSGHAGEWDHDLGLLRDQLHDLPDGPVIVAGDFNATWDHAQYRALLSHGFADATSQAGARLQPTFPTDRLGGRPLAAVDRVVVRGFVATAVHTFSIAGSDHRGVVVSLVAG, encoded by the coding sequence GTGCGCGGCCTGCTGAGGTTCCTCGTCCTGTCGCTGGCGTGGCTACTGGTCGTTGCGACCGGCCTGGCGATCTGGCTGCATTACATCGCCTCCCGTGGGACGGTGGCGGTGTACGCGACCGCAGCGGTGCCCTTCGCGGTGGTGACCGGTGTGGCGGCGATCCTGCTGTTCGCAGCTCTGCGGCGGTGGATCGCGCTGTTCGTGGCGGTTCTGGCCGCGGTCGGAGTGTGCTTCACGCAGGGGCCGCTGTGGGTATCGCAGACCCCACCGGCGGGCGATCGGTTCACCGTCGTCAGCGCCAACCTGCGCTTCGGTGAGGGGTCCGTCGACGACGTCGCCGCGGCGGCGCGTGACGCACAACTGGTGTCGCTGCAGGAGGTCACCCCAGAGGCCCTCGAGCGCATCCGCAACAGCGCACTGGCGCAACGGTTTCGGTACGAGTACGCGCTACCCGGGCCGGCGGCCGCCGGGGGAATGCTGTTGAGTCTGCGCCCACTCGACGACGCGCATCGGCTGCCGAACATGCTGCTCAACAACCTGAGCGCACAGACGGTGGTACCGGGTGGACCGCGCACGCGGGTACTCGCCATCCATGCGCCGGCACCGCTGTCGGGGCATGCGGGGGAGTGGGATCACGACCTGGGACTGCTGCGCGACCAGCTGCACGATCTGCCCGACGGTCCGGTCATCGTCGCCGGAGACTTCAACGCCACCTGGGACCACGCGCAGTACCGGGCGCTGCTGTCCCATGGCTTTGCCGACGCCACCTCGCAGGCGGGCGCCCGACTGCAGCCGACGTTTCCGACCGATCGTCTCGGAGGCCGACCGCTGGCCGCAGTCGATCGGGTCGTGGTCCGCGGCTTCGTCGCCACCGCCGTGCACACGTTCTCCATCGCGGGGTCGGATCACCGTGGAGTGGTGGTGTCGCTGGTGGCCGGGTGA
- a CDS encoding bifunctional [glutamine synthetase] adenylyltransferase/[glutamine synthetase]-adenylyl-L-tyrosine phosphorylase, with the protein MTTLHGRGGIPSSGRLGLLDATASADLAELGWNTEESVDLLWSLSRAPDADLALRALMRLRSAAADEWPAIDALLRTDKGFRGRLFGVLGSSDALGDHLAAEPSSWHLLETDTLPDVAEINATMLAAVDAVAEPGEQEKGNKIFRAGFSGPRAVVALRATYRSLVMQLAAHDVASTVEDEKVMWFPEVGAYLADLADAALTAALAVAFREVCGDKPIPVRIGVIAMGKCGARELNYVSDVDVVFVSEPADGVAARIAGEMMRVGSLAFFEVDAALRPEGKAGALTRTLESHVAYYNRWAKTWEFQAQLKARPMTGDMELATAYHEAINPMVWRAAEREDFVHEVQAMRRRVEDLVPEDQRERNLKLGSGSLRDVEFAVQLLQMVHGRVDEELRVRATVDALEALTAGGYVGRDDGANLIASYQFLRLLEHRLQLQRMSRTHLLPAFDDDEGMRWLARAAHIRREGELDATAVLRRQIKHQALRVRKLHQKLFYRPLLEAATRFNTEELTLSDTSAERRLAALGYAQPQRALSHIRALASAPGRRGQVQLLILPQLLEHIGDTPDPDAGLLNYRRLCEEMDNDWFLRLLRDDGVVAERLMRVLGTSEFIANLLMRSPEVIHLYSDGANGPKLCETRPEDVAKGLVASTVRQTDLRRAVAIARSHRRAELARIASADILGMMDVPQVCHALSSVWAAVLNAALAVAIKASEAERKSPAPARIAVIGMGRLGGLELGYGSDADVLFVCEPMPGADEAAAVRWSQTIAEKVRSMLGSPSEDPPLVVDTGLRPEGRNGPVVRTLAAYAAYYEQWAQPWEVQALLRAHQVAGDNELGIEFLLMADKVRYPAGGVSSAAVREIRRIKARVDSERLPRGADPATHTKLGRGGLADVEWTVQLMQLRYAHRYTSLHNTSTLQTLDAIGSAELLAETDVAILKEAWLTATKARNALVLVRGKPVDQLPAPGKQLRQIAFAAGWPEDQAAEFLENYLRVTRRAKNVVRKVFGA; encoded by the coding sequence GTGACAACGCTGCACGGCCGTGGTGGCATACCCAGTTCCGGACGCCTGGGGTTGCTCGACGCCACGGCGTCGGCCGATCTCGCGGAATTGGGGTGGAACACCGAGGAATCGGTGGACCTGCTGTGGTCGCTCTCGCGTGCACCCGACGCCGACCTCGCGCTGCGCGCGTTGATGCGCCTACGGTCGGCGGCCGCCGACGAGTGGCCGGCGATCGACGCACTCCTGCGCACCGACAAAGGATTTCGTGGTCGGCTCTTCGGCGTCCTCGGGTCCTCGGATGCCCTCGGTGATCACCTCGCCGCCGAACCGTCGTCGTGGCACCTGCTCGAGACCGACACGCTGCCCGACGTCGCCGAGATCAACGCGACGATGCTCGCCGCCGTCGACGCCGTGGCCGAGCCGGGTGAGCAGGAGAAGGGCAACAAGATCTTCCGCGCCGGGTTCAGCGGGCCGCGTGCCGTGGTCGCCCTGCGTGCGACCTACCGCAGCCTGGTGATGCAACTCGCCGCCCACGACGTGGCGTCGACGGTCGAGGACGAGAAGGTCATGTGGTTCCCCGAGGTCGGGGCCTACCTTGCCGATCTCGCCGACGCCGCGCTGACCGCGGCGCTCGCCGTCGCCTTCCGGGAAGTATGCGGTGACAAGCCGATCCCGGTGCGCATCGGCGTCATCGCGATGGGCAAATGCGGTGCGCGCGAGCTCAATTACGTCAGCGACGTGGACGTGGTGTTCGTCAGCGAACCCGCCGACGGAGTGGCCGCACGCATCGCAGGGGAGATGATGCGCGTCGGCTCGCTGGCGTTCTTCGAGGTCGATGCCGCGCTGCGCCCGGAGGGCAAGGCGGGGGCGCTGACCCGCACCCTGGAATCACACGTCGCCTACTACAACCGGTGGGCCAAGACTTGGGAGTTCCAGGCGCAGCTCAAGGCCCGCCCGATGACCGGTGACATGGAACTGGCCACGGCCTATCACGAGGCCATCAACCCCATGGTGTGGCGTGCGGCCGAGCGCGAGGACTTCGTGCACGAGGTGCAGGCGATGCGGCGCCGCGTCGAGGACCTGGTGCCCGAGGATCAGCGTGAACGCAACCTCAAACTCGGCAGCGGAAGTCTGCGCGACGTCGAGTTCGCGGTGCAGTTGCTGCAGATGGTGCACGGCCGGGTCGACGAGGAACTGCGGGTGCGTGCCACCGTCGACGCCCTCGAAGCGCTCACCGCCGGCGGTTACGTCGGTCGCGACGACGGCGCCAACCTCATCGCGTCGTACCAGTTCCTGCGGCTGCTCGAGCACCGCCTGCAGTTACAGCGCATGTCGCGGACACATCTGCTGCCCGCGTTCGACGACGACGAGGGCATGCGGTGGCTGGCCCGCGCGGCGCACATCCGGCGTGAGGGTGAACTCGACGCGACCGCAGTCCTGCGCCGGCAGATCAAACACCAGGCACTGCGGGTGCGCAAGCTGCATCAGAAGCTCTTCTACCGGCCGCTGCTGGAGGCGGCGACCCGGTTCAACACCGAGGAACTCACGCTCTCCGACACCTCGGCCGAACGGCGCCTGGCGGCCCTGGGTTACGCGCAGCCGCAGCGCGCGCTGAGCCACATCCGGGCTCTCGCGTCGGCGCCCGGGCGACGTGGACAGGTGCAGTTGCTGATCCTGCCGCAGCTGCTCGAACACATCGGGGACACACCGGATCCCGACGCCGGTCTGCTCAACTACCGCCGCCTGTGCGAGGAGATGGACAACGACTGGTTCCTGCGCCTGCTCCGCGACGACGGCGTGGTCGCCGAACGCCTGATGCGCGTGCTGGGCACCTCGGAGTTCATCGCGAACCTGCTCATGCGCTCACCGGAGGTCATCCACCTCTACTCCGACGGTGCGAACGGTCCCAAGCTGTGCGAGACCCGCCCGGAGGACGTGGCCAAGGGGCTCGTCGCCTCGACGGTCCGGCAGACCGATCTGCGTCGGGCCGTGGCCATCGCCCGCTCGCATCGCCGGGCCGAACTCGCCCGGATCGCCTCGGCCGACATCCTCGGGATGATGGACGTCCCACAGGTCTGCCATGCACTTTCGAGTGTGTGGGCCGCGGTCCTCAATGCCGCTCTGGCCGTGGCGATCAAGGCATCGGAGGCCGAACGGAAGTCGCCGGCCCCGGCGCGTATCGCGGTCATCGGCATGGGTCGTCTCGGCGGACTCGAGCTGGGCTACGGGTCCGACGCGGATGTGCTGTTCGTGTGCGAACCGATGCCCGGTGCCGACGAGGCCGCCGCTGTTCGGTGGTCGCAGACCATCGCCGAGAAGGTCCGCTCGATGCTCGGCTCGCCCAGCGAGGATCCGCCGCTGGTCGTCGACACCGGCCTGCGACCCGAGGGACGCAACGGCCCGGTCGTGCGGACCCTCGCCGCGTATGCGGCCTACTACGAGCAGTGGGCCCAGCCGTGGGAGGTCCAGGCGCTGCTGCGTGCCCATCAGGTCGCCGGTGACAACGAACTCGGCATCGAGTTCCTGTTGATGGCCGACAAGGTCCGCTACCCGGCGGGCGGGGTGTCGTCGGCGGCGGTGCGCGAGATCCGGCGGATCAAGGCACGCGTCGATTCCGAACGCCTGCCTCGTGGCGCGGACCCGGCGACCCACACCAAACTCGGCCGCGGTGGACTCGCCGACGTCGAGTGGACGGTGCAGCTGATGCAGCTGCGTTACGCACACCGCTACACCTCGTTGCACAACACCTCGACGTTGCAGACGCTCGACGCGATCGGCTCGGCCGAACTCCTCGCCGAGACCGATGTGGCGATCCTCAAGGAGGCGTGGCTGACGGCGACCAAGGCGCGTAACGCGCTGGTGCTCGTCCGGGGTAAGCCGGTCGATCAGCTCCCGGCGCCGGGAAAACAGTTGCGCCAGATCGCTTTCGCCGCCGGGTGGCCCGAGGACCAGGCCGCGGAGTTCCTGGAGAACTATCTGCGCGTCACCCGTCGCGCGAAGAATGTGGTGCGCAAGGTCTTCGGGGCGTGA
- the glnA gene encoding type I glutamate--ammonia ligase, protein MDRQKEFVLRTLEERDIRFVRLWFTDVLGYLKSVAIAPAELEGAFSEGIGFDGSAIEGFSRVSEADTVAKPDPSTFQILPWTTSQGRHHSARMFCDIAMPDGTPSWADSRHVLRRQLNKAADLGFSCYVHPEIEFFLLKEAPLDGSVPVPADSGGYFDQAVHDAAPNFRRHAIEALESMGISVEFSHHEGAPGQQEIDLRYADALSMADNVMTFRYVVKEVAISEGTWATFMPKPFSEHPGSAMHTHMSLFEGEANAFHNPDDPMQLSETGKKFIAGILYHANELSAVTNQWVNSYKRLIHGGEAPTAATWGGANRSALIRLPLYTPNKASSRRVEIRSPDSACNPYLTFAVLLAAGLKGITEDYELPDEAEDDVWALTPAERRAMGYKELPGSLAEALHAMEESELVAEALGEHVFDYFLRNKWTEWTNYRSLVTPFELKSYLPL, encoded by the coding sequence ATGGATCGCCAAAAGGAATTCGTTCTGCGGACTCTCGAAGAGCGGGACATCCGGTTCGTTCGGTTGTGGTTCACCGATGTTCTCGGATACCTCAAGTCCGTGGCGATCGCCCCCGCCGAACTCGAAGGCGCCTTCTCCGAGGGTATCGGCTTCGACGGCTCGGCGATCGAGGGCTTCTCCCGCGTCTCGGAGGCCGACACCGTCGCCAAGCCCGATCCCTCGACCTTCCAGATCCTGCCGTGGACCACCTCGCAGGGTCGTCACCATTCGGCGCGGATGTTCTGCGACATCGCGATGCCCGACGGCACCCCGAGCTGGGCCGATTCCCGGCACGTGTTGCGCCGGCAGTTGAACAAGGCCGCCGACCTCGGCTTTAGCTGCTACGTCCATCCCGAGATCGAGTTCTTCCTCCTCAAGGAAGCGCCCCTGGACGGCAGCGTCCCGGTTCCGGCCGACTCGGGCGGCTACTTCGACCAGGCGGTGCACGACGCAGCCCCGAACTTCCGCCGACACGCCATCGAGGCGCTGGAGTCGATGGGCATCTCGGTGGAGTTCTCCCACCACGAGGGCGCGCCCGGCCAGCAGGAGATCGACCTGCGCTACGCCGACGCGCTGTCGATGGCCGACAACGTGATGACCTTCCGCTACGTCGTCAAGGAGGTCGCGATCTCCGAGGGCACCTGGGCGACGTTCATGCCCAAGCCCTTCAGCGAGCACCCGGGGTCGGCGATGCACACCCACATGAGCCTGTTCGAGGGGGAGGCCAACGCCTTCCACAACCCCGACGACCCGATGCAGCTGTCGGAGACCGGCAAGAAGTTCATCGCCGGAATCCTGTACCACGCCAACGAACTCAGCGCCGTCACCAATCAGTGGGTCAACAGCTACAAGCGTCTGATCCACGGCGGTGAGGCGCCGACGGCGGCCACCTGGGGCGGCGCCAACAGGTCCGCGCTGATCCGCCTGCCGCTCTACACCCCGAACAAGGCGTCGTCGCGCCGCGTCGAGATCCGCAGCCCAGACTCGGCCTGCAACCCGTACCTGACCTTCGCGGTGCTGCTGGCCGCAGGGCTCAAGGGCATCACCGAGGACTACGAATTGCCCGACGAGGCCGAGGACGACGTGTGGGCGCTGACGCCCGCCGAACGGCGCGCGATGGGTTACAAGGAACTCCCCGGAAGCCTGGCCGAGGCGCTGCACGCGATGGAGGAGTCCGAGCTGGTCGCCGAGGCGCTCGGCGAGCACGTCTTCGACTACTTCCTGCGGAACAAGTGGACCGAGTGGACCAACTATCGCAGCCTGGTCACCCCCTTCGAGCTCAAGAGCTACCTGCCGCTGTAG
- the panB gene encoding 3-methyl-2-oxobutanoate hydroxymethyltransferase, whose translation MSPESVVSTASEIPASDTPAAETPSVETPVYGGTPAGSGESAPRRRVTRVHHLAQMKAEGEKWSMLTAYDYSTARIFDEAEIPVLLVGDSAANVVLGYDTTIPVSTDELIPLARAVVRGAPHALVVADLPFGSYEAGPQQALATAVRFFKEAGAHAVKLEGGERVADQIATLTGAGIPVMAHIGFTPQSVNGLGGFRVQGRGDGADQLIADAIAVQEAGAFAVVMEMVPSELAGQITRKLTIPTVGIGAGHETDAQVLVWQDMAGFTHGKTARFVKRFADVGGELRGAAAQYADEVRRGVFPGPEHSY comes from the coding sequence ATGTCCCCAGAGTCTGTGGTGTCCACCGCGTCTGAAATCCCTGCGTCTGACACCCCCGCGGCCGAAACCCCCTCAGTCGAGACCCCCGTCTACGGCGGCACGCCCGCCGGGTCGGGCGAATCCGCCCCGCGCCGCCGCGTCACCCGTGTCCATCACCTCGCGCAGATGAAGGCCGAGGGCGAGAAGTGGTCGATGCTCACCGCCTACGACTACTCGACCGCCCGCATCTTCGACGAGGCCGAGATCCCCGTGTTGCTCGTCGGCGATTCCGCCGCAAACGTCGTCCTCGGTTACGACACCACGATCCCGGTCAGCACCGACGAGCTGATCCCGCTCGCCCGCGCCGTCGTGCGCGGCGCCCCGCACGCGCTCGTCGTCGCCGACCTCCCGTTCGGCAGCTACGAGGCCGGCCCGCAGCAGGCACTCGCGACCGCGGTCCGATTCTTCAAGGAAGCGGGCGCGCACGCGGTCAAGCTCGAGGGCGGTGAGCGCGTCGCCGACCAGATCGCCACCCTCACCGGCGCCGGCATCCCCGTGATGGCCCACATCGGTTTCACCCCGCAGAGCGTCAACGGACTCGGCGGATTCCGTGTCCAGGGCCGCGGTGACGGTGCCGACCAGTTGATCGCCGACGCCATCGCCGTCCAGGAGGCGGGTGCGTTCGCCGTCGTCATGGAGATGGTTCCGTCCGAGCTCGCCGGCCAGATCACGCGCAAGCTCACGATCCCCACCGTCGGGATCGGAGCCGGCCACGAGACCGACGCACAGGTACTCGTCTGGCAGGACATGGCCGGTTTCACCCACGGCAAGACCGCCCGATTCGTCAAGCGCTTCGCGGATGTCGGCGGCGAACTCCGCGGTGCCGCAGCCCAATACGCCGATGAGGTACGTCGGGGCGTCTTCCCCGGTCCCGAGCACAGCTACTGA